Below is a genomic region from Candidatus Saccharimonadia bacterium.
AGTCTGCCCAATCCCAAACCTTGACCTACGCTCCATCATCAGGTACAATCGTCAAGTTATGAAAACCGGCATTCACCCCGAACTTCTCGAGACCACCGTTCACTGCAACGGTTGCAACACTACCTTCACGACCCATTCGACCGTGAAGGAAATTAGCGTGGAAATTTGCTCCAACTGCCACCCGTTCTACACCGGCAAGCAAAAACTCATCGACACCGCCGGCCGCGTCGACAAATTCAAGGCCCGCCAGGCCGAAGCCACCAAGCGCGCCGAGGCCAAAGCCGCCGCCGAAAACAAAAAAGACCCTGAGGTCGCCAAGATCCAGGAAGAACTCCAAACCGAAACCGTCGAAGCTGAAACTGAACCCAAAGCTTAAATCTTCGTCTCTCTCAAAAACCGGTCTCCAAGGCCGGTTTTTTATTGAAAAAATACAAAAAACATGGTATAAAAACAAAGCCGCTTTCCATTGTGCCTGCCAAGACGCATGCGGTACCGACCGAGGAGCGTCGTTGACATGACCACTGCGAACCCGACCGACACGGCCCCCTACTCCCCAGAGCGCCACCTCAACGGCAACTGGCAGGAAGTATACCCGGGCATCCCTGCTCAGCGCGCCAACTACCACGGTACCGACCTCGCCAAGCTAGTGGTCGGGCCCACCGAGCAGTGGGCGGAGCTCTACGTGGCGGAGAGCCACCCCGTAACCCATCCCCTGCCCCACGGCAACCTGCTCGTCGCCCGATTCGAAGAGTCCAGAAACGGCGGACCCGGCACCCTCATCGTGCGGATCCTCGCCACCTGGCAGCCGGTGTCGGGCGAGGTGTACATCGCACCGGACCTCTGCGCCACGCCCGTGAACGGGCCCAGCGGCTGCGTGCACGTGTTCCAGGACTTCGGCGACGGCAGCGTGAGCCCAGTCCAGATACTACTGCCGGGCCGCACCACCTTGTTCGGCGGCTACCGCATCGAGGTCGCCTCCGAAGCCACAGATGACGGCACCTCCTGCGCCACCCGCGTGCGAGTTACCACTGGGCCCGCCGGCGAGTACGACCCTCTCGCCGAGTAGCCGCTCCGATCGGTTCAACGCGAACCCGGGGGCACGAACACCCCCGGGTTCGCCACCCGCCTTTATTGCCGTATAATCAAGTAGATCATGGATCCCACCGAGCACAAACTTCGCACCGAATACGACGACATCGCCGGCCGCATGACCGACCCGGCGCTCTTTGGCACACCCGAAATGGTAGCGCTCGCCAAACGCCAAGCTGAGCTTTCGCCCCTCATCGAGCTCTACGACCGCCGCCGCACCCTCGCCGACCACCTAGCGCAAAACCACGAAATGCTCAGCGACCCCGAGCTCGGCGAACTCGCGCGCGAGGAAATTCCCGCCCTCGAGGAGCAGCTCGCCCGCACCAACGACGAGCTCCGCCTGGCGCTAGTCCCCAAAGACCCCGCCGACGCCAAAAACGCCGTCATCGAAATCCGCGCCGGCGCCGGCGGCGACGAGGCCAGCCTATTTGCTGGCGAGCTCTATCGTATGTACGCCCGCTATGTCGAAAACCAACCCGGTTGGCACATCGAGCTCGTGAGTGAATCCCCCAGCGACGTCGGCGGCTACAAAGAAATCATCTTCGAGATCAAAGGCCCCGAGGCCTACGGCTGGCTCAAATACGAATCCGGCGTGCACCGCGTGCAACGCGTTCCCGAAACCGAATCCCAGGGCCGGGTGCACACCAGTACTGTCACCGTCGCCGTGCTCCCCGAAGCCGAGGAAACCGACCTCGAAATCCGCGAGCAAGATCTGCGCATCGATGTCTACCGCTCCGGCGGCCACGGCGGCCAATCCGTCAACACCACCGACTCCGCCGTGCGCATTACGCACCTCCCGAGCGGCCTCGTGGTCACCTGCCAAGACGAAAAATCTCAGCTCAAAAACAAGCTCAAAGCCATGGGCGTACTCCGCTCGCGCCTGCTCGCGCTCAAAATGGAAGAAGAACAGCGCGAAAACCGCGAGGTGCGCCTCGGCCAAATCGGCACCGGCGACCGCTCCGAAAAAATTCGTACCTACAACTTCCCCCAAGACCGCGTCACCGACCACCGCATCGGCCGCACCCAGCACGGTCTCCCCGGCTTCATGCTCGGCGGCATCCACGACATGCTTGAAGCCCTCCGCGCCGAAGATCTGCGCCTGGGGCTCGAACAAGCCGCCACATGACGAGCCATCCTGCCACCACCATCCGCGAAGCCCTCACCACCGCCATCGCCTTCCTCGATGAACACCGCATCCCCGGCGCCCGGCTCGACGCCGAGCTGCTCCTGGCCCATACCCTGCGCCACGACCGCGCCTGGCTGCTCGCCCACGACGACGAGCCGCTCACCACCTTCCAGGTCGCCGACTTCGAATCCTACATTTCCCGCCGCTCCGAGCACATCCCGGTCGTCCACCTCACCGGCAACCGCGAATTCTACGGCCTCGATTTCGAAATCACTCCCGACGTCCTCACCCCCCGCATCGAAACCGAGCAAATGGTCGAGTGGGCCATCAAATACGCACCACCAAACTCCCATCTCATCGACATCGGCACCGGCTCCGGCGCCATCGCCATCGCCATCGCCGCTCACCGTCCCGACCTGCACATCACTGCCACCGACGTCACCGCCGAGGCGCTGGCTGTCGCCCGCCGCAACGCCGCCACCCACCACGTCAATCTCGCCTTCATCCAATCCGACCTGTGGCAGGACGTCCCCGGCCGCTACGCCACCATCGTCACCAATCTCCCGTACCTGCGTGAAGATGCCGACCTCATGCCTGAGGTCACGAAAGAGCCAGCCGTCGCCCTCTTTGGCGGCCCCGATGGCCTAAACCTCTATCGCCGTTTCCTCACCGGCCTGCCCGATCATCTCGCTCCCGCCGGCCGCCTTTTTACCGAGTGCGACCCGTGGCA
It encodes:
- the rpmE gene encoding 50S ribosomal protein L31; the protein is MKTGIHPELLETTVHCNGCNTTFTTHSTVKEISVEICSNCHPFYTGKQKLIDTAGRVDKFKARQAEATKRAEAKAAAENKKDPEVAKIQEELQTETVEAETEPKA
- the prfA gene encoding peptide chain release factor 1; protein product: MDPTEHKLRTEYDDIAGRMTDPALFGTPEMVALAKRQAELSPLIELYDRRRTLADHLAQNHEMLSDPELGELAREEIPALEEQLARTNDELRLALVPKDPADAKNAVIEIRAGAGGDEASLFAGELYRMYARYVENQPGWHIELVSESPSDVGGYKEIIFEIKGPEAYGWLKYESGVHRVQRVPETESQGRVHTSTVTVAVLPEAEETDLEIREQDLRIDVYRSGGHGGQSVNTTDSAVRITHLPSGLVVTCQDEKSQLKNKLKAMGVLRSRLLALKMEEEQRENREVRLGQIGTGDRSEKIRTYNFPQDRVTDHRIGRTQHGLPGFMLGGIHDMLEALRAEDLRLGLEQAAT
- the prmC gene encoding peptide chain release factor N(5)-glutamine methyltransferase, translated to MTSHPATTIREALTTAIAFLDEHRIPGARLDAELLLAHTLRHDRAWLLAHDDEPLTTFQVADFESYISRRSEHIPVVHLTGNREFYGLDFEITPDVLTPRIETEQMVEWAIKYAPPNSHLIDIGTGSGAIAIAIAAHRPDLHITATDVTAEALAVARRNAATHHVNLAFIQSDLWQDVPGRYATIVTNLPYLREDADLMPEVTKEPAVALFGGPDGLNLYRRFLTGLPDHLAPAGRLFTECDPWQHADLTAAAAKQHLSPIEQGYFILGFQRQ